A single window of uncultured Sunxiuqinia sp. DNA harbors:
- a CDS encoding carboxypeptidase-like regulatory domain-containing protein codes for MIQKGWLVSLLLVFPLFGLAQLAPNMVEGSVAERTEDGKTTPLVGVNVYWEGTSIGTSSDNTGQFIIERTNKTKQLVFSYIGYRNDTLEVNTDKIPMVVMDVSRELGEVEVVHRQKSTEISMLGSVKVEHIAEKELCKAACCNLSESFETSPSIDVSFTDAVTGSRQIQMLGLAGPYVQMTRENIPDMRGLASIYGLTLVPGTWIESIQLNKGTGSVVNGYESIAGQINLEMRKP; via the coding sequence ATGATTCAGAAGGGATGGCTAGTTTCCCTGCTACTTGTCTTTCCGTTGTTCGGATTGGCACAGCTTGCCCCAAATATGGTGGAAGGAAGTGTAGCAGAGAGAACCGAAGATGGGAAAACGACGCCGCTCGTTGGTGTCAATGTGTATTGGGAAGGTACTTCTATTGGTACCAGCTCGGACAATACCGGGCAATTTATTATTGAGCGGACCAATAAAACCAAGCAGTTGGTATTTAGTTATATCGGTTATCGCAACGACACATTGGAGGTTAACACCGACAAAATTCCGATGGTGGTGATGGATGTTTCGCGCGAGTTGGGCGAGGTGGAGGTTGTACACCGACAGAAGTCGACAGAGATCTCCATGCTGGGCTCCGTCAAAGTGGAGCATATTGCGGAGAAGGAGTTGTGTAAAGCAGCCTGCTGTAACCTGAGTGAAAGTTTTGAAACCAGTCCAAGTATCGATGTTTCGTTTACTGATGCAGTAACCGGGTCGCGCCAGATTCAGATGCTGGGGCTAGCTGGCCCATACGTTCAGATGACCCGCGAAAATATACCGGATATGCGTGGATTGGCTTCGATTTACGGGTTGACACTCGTTCCGGGAACCTGGATCGAGAGCATTCAACTGAACAAAGGAACGGGTTCGGTGGTGAACGGCTACGAAAGTATTGCCGGGCAAATCAACCTCGAAATGAGAAAGCCTTAG